In Primulina huaijiensis isolate GDHJ02 chromosome 6, ASM1229523v2, whole genome shotgun sequence, a single window of DNA contains:
- the LOC140978005 gene encoding uncharacterized protein isoform X1 translates to MGGVKMRALDWNGALEFSNKMLDEKPLLPLVVPLLLVLWTFEKWFFPLSNWIALILAVWVTIQYGSYRHRILDEDLNKKWMHLTLHASPVTPLEQCEWLNKLLIDIWPNYINPKLSSRFSSIIERRLKHRKSKLIEKIELQEFSLGARPPLLGLQGIRWTTSGDQRVMRLGFDWDTTDINILLFAKLTTPLMGTARIIVNSIHVKGDLLLVPVLDGKAIVYSFVSIPEVRIGVAFGSGGSQSLPATELPGVSSWLVKIATDTLNKKMVEPRRQCLALPAVDLQKKAVGGVLYVTVVSASKLRLSDSRGSPSTKQTGSLTDTFEDGSSNTEIRTILEVELEELTRKTKMSMGTNPKWGSTFNLILHDNAGTVKFNLYECTPGSVKYDYLSSCEIKMRYAPDDSTIFWAIGTDSLVMAKHAEFCGKEVEMTVPFEGVNSGELTVKLVLKEWQFSDGTHSPTNFGRGSFHPVNVISNYSPKTERKIHVTVVEGKDLVVKDKMGKSDPYVQLQYGKVIQRTKSVSHSSNPIWNQKFEFDEIGGGEYLRIRCTDETFSDENIGSARVNLEGLVEGSIRDVCIPLEKVSSGELQLQIEAVKVADTENSKGSHASSSANSWIELVLIEARDLVAADLRGTSDPFVSVNYGNLKRRTKVIFKTLDPKWHQTFEFPDDGSPLELHVKDHNALLPPSNIGDCVVEYQMLAPNQMAEKWIPLQGVKRGEIHIQITKRNPELEKKSSIDSESAPTKLHHKISKQMKQMMIKIQSLIDDSDLEGVSKSLRELETLHDTQEEYMVQLETEKTLLIDKINELGQEVFNSSPLSRRETIAR, encoded by the exons ATGGGTGGGGTAAAAATGAGAGCTTTGGATTGGAATGGTGCTTTAGAATTCTCGAACAAGATGTTGGATGAAAAGCCTCTGCTTCCACTCGTAGTTCCTCTGTTGCTGGTTCTTTGGACCTTTGAGAAATGGTTTTTTCCTCTCTCCAATTGGATTGCTCTTATTCTTGCCGTTTGGGTCACAATTCAG TATGGAAGTTATCGACACCGAATATTAGATGAAGACTTGAATAAGAAATGGATGCATTTGACTTTACATGCTTCG CCAGTAACTCCTTTAGAACAATGTGAATGGTTGAACAAGCTGTTGATTGATATTTGGCCAAACTATATCAACCCAAAGCTGTCTTCACGGTTTTCATCTATTATTGAG AGACGCTTGAAGCATCGGAAATCAAAGCTAATC GAAAAGATCGAGTTACAAGAATTTTCACTTGGTGCACGTCCTCCATTACTTGGTCTGCAAGGAATCCGCTGGACAACTTCAGGTGATCAG CGAGTCATGCGTTTGGGTTTCGACTGGGACACAACTGACATTAATATCCTGTTGTTTGCAAAATTGACAACGCCTCTGATGGGAACAGCTAGAATAATTGTGAATAGCATCCACGTCAAGGGTGAT CTGCTTTTGGTGCCTGTATTAGATGGAAAAGCGATTGTATACTCATTTGTATCAATTCCTGAAGTGCGAATTGGTGTTGCTTTTGGAAGTGGTGGAAGCCAGTCTCTGCCCGCAACCGAGCTACCAGGAGTTTCCTCATGGCTG gtTAAAATTGCTACGGATACATTGAATAAGAAGATGGTCGAACCTCGACGCCAGTGTCTCGCATTGCCAGCTGTAGATTTGCAAAAGAAAGCTGTGGGTGGCGTATTATATGTTACAGTGGTCTCTGCAAGTAAACTTCGTCTGAGTGATTCTAGGGGCAGCCCTTCCACGAAACAAACGGGCTCTTTGACAGACACTTTTGAAGATGGGAGCTCCAATACAGAGATTCGGACAATCTTAGAGGTTGAACTTGAGGAATTAACTAGGAAAACAAAAATGAGTATGGGAACGAATCCTAAATGGGGCTCCACATTCAATCTAATTCTGCATGACAATGCAGGAACTGTTAAATTCAATCTCTATGAATGCACTCCTGGAAGTGTAAAATATGACTATCTGTCAAGCTGCGAGATTAAG ATGAGATATGCTCCGGATGATTCAACCATATTTTGGGCCATCGGGACTGATTCCCTAGTGATGGCCAAGCATGCTGAATTTTGTGGAAAAGAAGTTGAAATGACCGTTCCGTTTGAGGGTGTTAATTCAGGAGAG TTGACTGTGAAGCTTGTACTTAAAGAGTGGCAATTTTCCGATGGTACACATAGCCCTACTAATTTTGGTCGAGGCTCTTTTCATCCAGTAAATGTGATATCAAATTATTCTCCAAAAACCGAAAGGAAAATCCACGTTACGGTGGTTGAGGGGAAGGATCTTGTTGTGAAGGACAAAATGGGGAAATCTGACCCTTATGTTCAATTGCAATATGGGAAA GTTATTCAGAGAACAAAAAGTGTTTCACATTCTTCCAACCCAATTTGGAATCAAAAGTTTGAATTTGATGAGATTGGAGGCGGAGAATATTTGAGGATAAGATGTACGGATGAGACATTTTCTGATGAGAACATAGGTAGTGCTCGAGTCAACTTGGAAGGACTTGTGGAAGGTTCCATAAGAGATGTATGTATTCCCCTCGAAAAAGTCAGTTCGGGAGAGCTGCAGCTTCAGATAGAAGCTGTGAAAGTTGCCGATACTGAAAATTCCAAG GGGTCACACGCGAGTAGTTCAGCCAATTCTTGGATTGAACTTGTTCTAATTGAAGCAAGAGATCTTGTTGCAGCTGATCTCAGAGGAACGAGCGATCCATTTGTGAGTGTTAACTATGGAAACCTTAAAAGGAGGACTAA GGTTATATTCAAGACGCTAGATCCAAAATGGCATCAAACATTTGAATTCCCCGATGATGGTAGTCCTCTTGAGTTGCATGTCAAGGATCATAATGCATTGCTTCCTCCCTCCAATATAGGAGATTGTGTCGTTGAATATCAGATGTTAGCTCCGAATCagatggctgaaaaatggaTACCTCTGCAAGGAGTAAAAAGAGGTGAAATCCACATTCAGATTACCAAAAGAAATCCGGAATTAGAGAAGAAATCAAGCATAGATTCTGAGTCGGCCCCAACTAAACTGCACCATAAAATCTCTAAGCAG ATGAAGCAGATGATGATCAAGATTCAATCTTTGATTGATGACAGCGATCTTGAAGGTGTTTCAAAATCGCTGAGAGAGCTTGAGACTCTGCATGATACTCAAGAAGAGTACATGGTTCAACTCGAGACAGAGAAGACGCTTTTGATCGACAAGATAAACGAGCTCGGGCAGGAGGTATTTAACTCATCACCTTTGAGCAGAAGAGAAACCATTGCAAGATAA
- the LOC140978005 gene encoding synaptotagmin-5-like isoform X2 encodes MGGVKMRALDWNGALEFSNKMLDEKPLLPLVVPLLLVLWTFEKWFFPLSNWIALILAVWVTIQYGSYRHRILDEDLNKKWMHLTLHASPVTPLEQCEWLNKLLIDIWPNYINPKLSSRFSSIIERRLKHRKSKLIEKIELQEFSLGARPPLLGLQGIRWTTSGDQRVMRLGFDWDTTDINILLFAKLTTPLMGTARIIVNSIHVKGDLLLVPVLDGKAIVYSFVSIPEVRIGVAFGSGGSQSLPATELPGVSSWLVKIATDTLNKKMVEPRRQCLALPAVDLQKKAVGGVLYVTVVSASKLRLSDSRGSPSTKQTGSLTDTFEDGSSNTEIRTILEVELEELTRKTKMSMGTNPKWGSTFNLILHDNAGTVKFNLYECTPGSVKYDYLSSCEIKMRYAPDDSTIFWAIGTDSLVMAKHAEFCGKEVEMTVPFEGVNSGELTVKLVLKEWQFSDGTHSPTNFGRGSFHPVNVISNYSPKTERKIHVTVVEGKDLVVKDKMGKSDPYVQLQYGKVIQRTKSVSHSSNPIWNQKFEFDEIGGGEYLRIRCTDETFSDENIGSARVNLEGLVEGSIRDVCIPLEKVSSGELQLQIEAVKVADTENSKGSHASSSANSWIELVLIEARDLVAADLRGTSDPFVSVNYGNLKRRTKGYIQDARSKMASNI; translated from the exons ATGGGTGGGGTAAAAATGAGAGCTTTGGATTGGAATGGTGCTTTAGAATTCTCGAACAAGATGTTGGATGAAAAGCCTCTGCTTCCACTCGTAGTTCCTCTGTTGCTGGTTCTTTGGACCTTTGAGAAATGGTTTTTTCCTCTCTCCAATTGGATTGCTCTTATTCTTGCCGTTTGGGTCACAATTCAG TATGGAAGTTATCGACACCGAATATTAGATGAAGACTTGAATAAGAAATGGATGCATTTGACTTTACATGCTTCG CCAGTAACTCCTTTAGAACAATGTGAATGGTTGAACAAGCTGTTGATTGATATTTGGCCAAACTATATCAACCCAAAGCTGTCTTCACGGTTTTCATCTATTATTGAG AGACGCTTGAAGCATCGGAAATCAAAGCTAATC GAAAAGATCGAGTTACAAGAATTTTCACTTGGTGCACGTCCTCCATTACTTGGTCTGCAAGGAATCCGCTGGACAACTTCAGGTGATCAG CGAGTCATGCGTTTGGGTTTCGACTGGGACACAACTGACATTAATATCCTGTTGTTTGCAAAATTGACAACGCCTCTGATGGGAACAGCTAGAATAATTGTGAATAGCATCCACGTCAAGGGTGAT CTGCTTTTGGTGCCTGTATTAGATGGAAAAGCGATTGTATACTCATTTGTATCAATTCCTGAAGTGCGAATTGGTGTTGCTTTTGGAAGTGGTGGAAGCCAGTCTCTGCCCGCAACCGAGCTACCAGGAGTTTCCTCATGGCTG gtTAAAATTGCTACGGATACATTGAATAAGAAGATGGTCGAACCTCGACGCCAGTGTCTCGCATTGCCAGCTGTAGATTTGCAAAAGAAAGCTGTGGGTGGCGTATTATATGTTACAGTGGTCTCTGCAAGTAAACTTCGTCTGAGTGATTCTAGGGGCAGCCCTTCCACGAAACAAACGGGCTCTTTGACAGACACTTTTGAAGATGGGAGCTCCAATACAGAGATTCGGACAATCTTAGAGGTTGAACTTGAGGAATTAACTAGGAAAACAAAAATGAGTATGGGAACGAATCCTAAATGGGGCTCCACATTCAATCTAATTCTGCATGACAATGCAGGAACTGTTAAATTCAATCTCTATGAATGCACTCCTGGAAGTGTAAAATATGACTATCTGTCAAGCTGCGAGATTAAG ATGAGATATGCTCCGGATGATTCAACCATATTTTGGGCCATCGGGACTGATTCCCTAGTGATGGCCAAGCATGCTGAATTTTGTGGAAAAGAAGTTGAAATGACCGTTCCGTTTGAGGGTGTTAATTCAGGAGAG TTGACTGTGAAGCTTGTACTTAAAGAGTGGCAATTTTCCGATGGTACACATAGCCCTACTAATTTTGGTCGAGGCTCTTTTCATCCAGTAAATGTGATATCAAATTATTCTCCAAAAACCGAAAGGAAAATCCACGTTACGGTGGTTGAGGGGAAGGATCTTGTTGTGAAGGACAAAATGGGGAAATCTGACCCTTATGTTCAATTGCAATATGGGAAA GTTATTCAGAGAACAAAAAGTGTTTCACATTCTTCCAACCCAATTTGGAATCAAAAGTTTGAATTTGATGAGATTGGAGGCGGAGAATATTTGAGGATAAGATGTACGGATGAGACATTTTCTGATGAGAACATAGGTAGTGCTCGAGTCAACTTGGAAGGACTTGTGGAAGGTTCCATAAGAGATGTATGTATTCCCCTCGAAAAAGTCAGTTCGGGAGAGCTGCAGCTTCAGATAGAAGCTGTGAAAGTTGCCGATACTGAAAATTCCAAG GGGTCACACGCGAGTAGTTCAGCCAATTCTTGGATTGAACTTGTTCTAATTGAAGCAAGAGATCTTGTTGCAGCTGATCTCAGAGGAACGAGCGATCCATTTGTGAGTGTTAACTATGGAAACCTTAAAAGGAGGACTAAAG GTTATATTCAAGACGCTAGATCCAAAATGGCATCAAACATTTGA
- the LOC140979165 gene encoding uncharacterized protein has translation MTSITVGPSLTSFTTNITRTHNKFSSTSLANGRGIRAMRIEKSLEELYNVRVERKVSKDRLSELGVSRWSVWKTGKCRIPWDWHVDQLVYVEEGEVRVVPQGSKQYMQFLAGDLIRYPKWLEADLYFNDFYQERYSFRAYGDD, from the coding sequence ATGACCAGCATTACGGTGGGTCCATCCCTTACCTCCTTCACAACAAACATAACCAGGacacataataaattttcaagcacCAGTCTCGCAAATGGTCGAGGCATACGAGCTATGAGGATAGAGAAGTCACTGGAGGAGCTCTACAACGTGAGAGTGGAAAGGAAGGTGTCAAAAGACAGGTTATCGGAGCTTGGTGTTTCGAGGTGGTCTGTGTGGAAGACAGGGAAATGCAGGATTCCGTGGGACTGGCACGTCGATCAGCTGGTTTATGTCGAGGAAGGGGAAGTGAGGGTCGTGCCTCAAGGGAGCAAGCAGTACATGCAATTCTTGGCTGGGGACTTGATTCGGTATCCAAAATGGCTTGAAGCAGATCTTTACTTCAATGATTTTTATCAGGAGCGTTATAGCTTCCGAGCTTACGGTGATGATTAG